The Flavobacterium psychrotrophum region AAAAAAGCGGTACCATTACTGATACCGCTTTTACAAGAGTTTTCAAAACTATTATTCTATACGATCTTTTTTGATCTCCTCAACAATTTCAGGATTAAGCAATGTAGAAGTATCGCCAAAGTTAGAGAAGTCGCCTTCTGCTATCTTACGCAATATACGCCTCATGATCTTACCCGAACGGGTTTTTGGTAAGCCGCTTACAAACTGAATTTTATCCAGTTTTGCAATTGGGCCAATGTGGCTCGATATATGTTCGTTGATTTCTTTTACAAGGTTTTCCTGGTTACGCCATGCGCCCGCTTCTTTAAGTATGATAAAGCCATACAGCGCATTACCCTTAACATCGTGCGGGAAGCCTACAATGGCAGATTCTGCAACCGATGGGTGCTCGTTAATAGCATCTTCAATAGGTGCGGTGCCCAGGTTATGGCCAGAAACAATAACAACATCATCTACACGGCCGGTAATACGGTAGTAACCTACTTCATCTCGTAGTGCGCCATCTCCGGTAAAATATTTACCCGGGAAGGTACTAAAGTAAGTATCTTTAAAACGCTGATGATCACCCCAAATGGTACGGGCCATGCCCGGCCAAGGGAATTTTATACACAGGCTGCCTACAACCTGGTTATCTTCTATTTCGTTACGCCTTTCATCCATTAGTACAGGCTGTACACCCGGTAACGGAAGTGTAGCATAAGTAGGCTTAGTAGGGGTAACAAAAGGAAGCGGCGATATCATGATGCCACCGGTTTCGGTTTGCCACCAGGTATCTACAACAGGCGATTTCTTTTTGCCTACGTGGTCATTATACCAGTGCCATGCTTCTTCATTTATTGGCTCACCTACAGATCCTATTACTTTTAGAGATGTAAGGTCGTGCTTGTCTACCCACTTCCAGTCTTCTTTAGCAAGCGAGCGTATAGCAGTTGGTGCAGTATAAAACTGGTTTACCTTATGCTTGTCTATAACTTCCCAAAAACGCCCGAAATCAGGATATGAAGGTATACCTTCAAAAATAATAGTTGTTGCACCATTTAATAATGGTCCGTATAGTATGTAAGAGTGGCCTGTAATCCAGCCAATATCGGCAGTACACCAGTACACATCACTTTCTTCATAAGCAAAAATATTTTTAAAGGTATAGGCAGAATATACCATGTAGCCTGCAGTAGTATGCAGCATACCTTTAGGCTTACCTGTTGATCCTGATGTATACAGGATAAACAACGGATCCTCGGCATCCATTATTTCGGCTACGTTGTTTGGTATAGCATCATCAAGCAGCGGCTGTAGCCACTGGTCACGGCCTTCCTGCATCTTTATTTCGGCATTGGTTCTTTTAACAACCAATACATTTTCTACAGTTGGACATGTTTTAAGCGCCTCGTCTACAATGCCTTTAAGATCAATCGTCTTGTTGCCACGGAAACCACCATCTGATGTAATAACCATTTTAGCACCACAGTCTATAACCCTTGCAGCAACTGCCGATGCAGAAAATCCTGCAAAGATAACAGAGTGTACTGCCCCTATCCTGGCGCAGGCCAATACTGTAACCGCAAGCTCAGGTATCATGGGCAGGTAAATACATACCCTGTCGCCTTTTTTAATACCCTGATCTCTTAATACGTTGGCCATTTTAGCCACGCGGTCATACAATTCATTATATGTTATGTGCTGTGCAGCCTCATCAGGGCTATTTGGTTCAAATATAATAGCTGTTTTGTTGCCCCTTTTCGCAAGATGGCGGTCAATACAGTTTTTTGTAATATTTACTTTAGCATTGGTAAACCATTTTACCTCTGCTTCCTGCATATCAAACTCTACAACCTTATCCCACTTTTGGTACCAGGTAAAATTCTCATCAGCAATACGATCCCAAAATTTTCTGGGCTCGCGCACCGATTTGTTATAGTGCTTAAAATATTGTTCCAGGTTCTCTACCTTATAGTAACTCATGATGTGTTTGTGTTTAAGCTGTTTTTTTTAATACAATGTAAATATATTAAGGTTTTTTTAATGATGCTATATATTTATGCAAAAATAATATATATACTATATTTTCTAAGCATCTATACTGTAAGCAATTCATTAACCTGCTCTACCAGCTTTTTTATCGAAAACGGCTTGGTCATGTATAGGTTGGCCCCGAGTGATAAACCCTTCTCAATATCACTTTCCTTGTTCTTAGCCGACAGGAAAATAACTTTAGTATCTGTAAGCCTTTCGTCCTTTTTTATTTGTTCCAGCGTAGCATAACCATCTACCATGGGCATCATTACGTCAAGTATGATCATGTCAGGGCATTCGGTTTT contains the following coding sequences:
- a CDS encoding response regulator transcription factor translates to MKKILIVDDEPNIVMSLEYTFRKNNFEVFIARDGQEALDILKTECPDMIILDVMMPMVDGYATLEQIKKDERLTDTKVIFLSAKNKESDIEKGLSLGANLYMTKPFSIKKLVEQVNELLTV
- the acs gene encoding acetate--CoA ligase — its product is MSYYKVENLEQYFKHYNKSVREPRKFWDRIADENFTWYQKWDKVVEFDMQEAEVKWFTNAKVNITKNCIDRHLAKRGNKTAIIFEPNSPDEAAQHITYNELYDRVAKMANVLRDQGIKKGDRVCIYLPMIPELAVTVLACARIGAVHSVIFAGFSASAVAARVIDCGAKMVITSDGGFRGNKTIDLKGIVDEALKTCPTVENVLVVKRTNAEIKMQEGRDQWLQPLLDDAIPNNVAEIMDAEDPLFILYTSGSTGKPKGMLHTTAGYMVYSAYTFKNIFAYEESDVYWCTADIGWITGHSYILYGPLLNGATTIIFEGIPSYPDFGRFWEVIDKHKVNQFYTAPTAIRSLAKEDWKWVDKHDLTSLKVIGSVGEPINEEAWHWYNDHVGKKKSPVVDTWWQTETGGIMISPLPFVTPTKPTYATLPLPGVQPVLMDERRNEIEDNQVVGSLCIKFPWPGMARTIWGDHQRFKDTYFSTFPGKYFTGDGALRDEVGYYRITGRVDDVVIVSGHNLGTAPIEDAINEHPSVAESAIVGFPHDVKGNALYGFIILKEAGAWRNQENLVKEINEHISSHIGPIAKLDKIQFVSGLPKTRSGKIMRRILRKIAEGDFSNFGDTSTLLNPEIVEEIKKDRIE